The stretch of DNA TGAAAGATCGATGGCTTTCCCTGGTGCAACGTTTATTTGATACGTCTTTAGGACAAGCACCTTCACTAAGATCGGCGCAACATAGGCCAAAATGGCATTCGAGCCTAGAATTACCAAAGGGGTTGCCAACAAGCGCTTTCCGCCAGCATCAATCAAGAGGTAGAAAAGGCCAAGAACCAAAGTCCCGGTGCCAGCTGCAAGCAGAATATAAGAAGGGGTCCAGAACGGCTTGTTAAACCCAAGACTAAAGCTCCAAAACACTCCAAGCGCCACCAAAACAAGCCCAATCACTAACATCCATGCGGTCTTCCACAACTTGCTCAATTCTTCTTTCCGAATCAAATCGCCAACTGCGGTGCCAATCAAAACTAGCGCGGCTGTTGGAATAACCGATGGAATACCTGATAGGTTTACGCTGCTGAGATAGGTTTTATTGAAATAGTGAATTAAATTATTATCTTCCGCGAAGGCTCCAACAGGGGCGCCTGGGAATTGCATGTATTTAATGGCCGCCCAATAACCAACCAAAAACAAACCTGCGATTAACAAACGACGCACTAGATGCAGATCATAAAGCAAAGCGGCAACCAGATATGCTAAACCAATGAGTTGCAGCACACCCCGCACCACTATTCCATTTCCCCCAATACTTGTTATTAGAATTCCCAGGAGAACCAGGGCGACTGCTCTTCTAATTATTCGAACATCGTACCGCCATGCCGGAAGCCCAGTTCGACGAAACGCGGCTGCTGAGAACGGAATCGCCAACCCCACGCAAAAAAGGAACCAGGGGAACACCAAATCAGCCAAATGCACCCCTTGGTTAAACTTGGCGTGCATGAGCTGCAAAGGGGTAGCTTTGTCCAATGCCATGTTATTGACCAAAAGCATTAACAGAATGGTCAAGCCGCGAAAAGCATCAAGCGAGACAAGGCGTGGGGATTCAGGCTCATCGATTGGTATATTCGTTAGCGCTGAGACATATGTCGTTGAAGTCCCTGTTGAAGATCTAAATAATGGAAATTCCCACCGTCTGCGTTCTTTATTATCAAAACTCATCTTATTCCCTCAGAAGGTTGCATCTACAAAAGCTTTAATATTCTCCGGAGGCGTACCTGGAGGGATGTCGCAACCACTGCTCATTATCCAACGACTCTTACTTACTTCATTCTTGAGCTTTCTAGTTTCCTGCTGAACTTTTTCAACATTCCCAAAGCGAAGCACGGATACCGGGTCTAGGTTACCTCTTAATACGATTCTTCCTTGCGCAAGTTCGATAGCCTCTTCTGCAGGGACTTGATAATCGATATCGAGGAAATCAGCGCCAGTTGCAATGACATCATCGATAATGCTCCTGGTATCGCCGCAGATATGAAGCCCAACCGCGCCCCACCCAGCCTGTTTTAGGCCTTCTGCCAGTTTTTTATGGCAACCATGAACCGTTCTACGGTAGAGGTTCGGTGAAATGAAATTGGGTGAACAAGTAGCTTCCCCAATTGCCAACCCGTGCGCCCCTGTTCCTAACAGCCACTTTCCTACTTGCAGCGATACATCGGTTGTAAATTCAAGTATTTCGCTCGCCATTTCCGGTTCTTCAATCAAATCAATTAGTATCTGCTCAACGCCTCGAAGTTGTGATGCCATCAGTAAGGGGCCTCTTATGGTTGCTATGACGAAAGCCTCTCGCCCAATCTCGCGCACTACCTTTTCGACTGTCTTAAAAAACATTGGCAAACGCCCACCGCAAGTCGGGTCGATTCGTTTCAGGCCATTTAACTTTGAGTATTCATCCAAAAGCCATTCCTTGAGGACAGGCATGCCAGCAGGAGATAAATCAACACGCGCCCCGAGCGCTTCCGCTTCCGTCACGACCCCTAAAGAAAGCTGCACCCCATCATAACCAAACTTTCGATAGCCCTTGATCATCGTATCGGCCATGGAGTCGGCTTTAAGGTAGAAGTCTTTGAACGGCACTTCAAAAATTGTCGCCAGCGCAGAGTGAACTTCGGCACAACCGGCTGCCGGTCAGGCGTCTTCTCTTCAAATACAGCTTTTACTCTTTCAAGTCCTGTCATATAAATCCCCCATACACATCAGGCCGACAACACGAGTTGGCCTTTCGTAAAACATAGCTGTCAGCATTCAGCCGTCAGCCCGAAATAAGTCCGCTTCAATGTGAAGGCCTCCGAAACCCCCACCCTTCCATTCCCCGCCTAACGAGGCATATTGGACAAAAACACAATAACTTTACTAGGGGCAAAAATCGCCATCACAGACTAAGTAATGTTGCCTCGCATTTCTTAAGGCTGTCTATTTTCCTCGTTGGCCACACTTATACCTGCGACACCGCGGTTATATCAATCGTTTTAACGATGATCCAAGTGAACCCCTTTTGGGTTTGATATTTACATACAAAAGCTCGAAGGGGGGACTACCTCGTTATTGATATGAAATTCTCGGATAATTGCGGTAAACAGACTGAGTTCATTACAATAACATGCGTCCGAAAGATCAACCTCTTCACGCGGCAGGTGATCTTAGCCGTCTTGATCCAGCCGCCGAGAGCGCTTACGCGTAGTCGTAGCGGACCGCGCGCTTCTCCAATGGCTCCGCGAAGTCGATGATACGCCCGAGGAGATCCTGCCGCACCGCCGCATGTCCTGGATCCTCCCATCGGTTCACGATCTCTCCAGGGTCATCCT from bacterium encodes:
- a CDS encoding heparan-alpha-glucosaminide N-acetyltransferase domain-containing protein, coding for MSFDNKERRRWEFPLFRSSTGTSTTYVSALTNIPIDEPESPRLVSLDAFRGLTILLMLLVNNMALDKATPLQLMHAKFNQGVHLADLVFPWFLFCVGLAIPFSAAAFRRTGLPAWRYDVRIIRRAVALVLLGILITSIGGNGIVVRGVLQLIGLAYLVAALLYDLHLVRRLLIAGLFLVGYWAAIKYMQFPGAPVGAFAEDNNLIHYFNKTYLSSVNLSGIPSVIPTAALVLIGTAVGDLIRKEELSKLWKTAWMLVIGLVLVALGVFWSFSLGFNKPFWTPSYILLAAGTGTLVLGLFYLLIDAGGKRLLATPLVILGSNAILAYVAPILVKVLVLKTYQINVAPGKAIDLSQWILNFWVNNIGRISGGWLYTVSYIVFWWLVLWVLYKKRIFLRL
- a CDS encoding uroporphyrinogen decarboxylase family protein, translating into MPFKDFYLKADSMADTMIKGYRKFGYDGVQLSLGVVTEAEALGARVDLSPAGMPVLKEWLLDEYSKLNGLKRIDPTCGGRLPMFFKTVEKVVREIGREAFVIATIRGPLLMASQLRGVEQILIDLIEEPEMASEILEFTTDVSLQVGKWLLGTGAHGLAIGEATCSPNFISPNLYRRTVHGCHKKLAEGLKQAGWGAVGLHICGDTRSIIDDVIATGADFLDIDYQVPAEEAIELAQGRIVLRGNLDPVSVLRFGNVEKVQQETRKLKNEVSKSRWIMSSGCDIPPGTPPENIKAFVDATF